One Prunus dulcis chromosome 7, ALMONDv2, whole genome shotgun sequence DNA segment encodes these proteins:
- the LOC117634158 gene encoding probable ADP-ribosylation factor GTPase-activating protein AGD14 isoform X1 gives MASRVKEDEKNERIIRSLLKLPENRRCINCNSLGPQYVCTNFWTFVCTNCSGIHREFTHRVKSVSMAKFTSQEVNALQEGGNQRAKEIYHKELDPQRNSFPDSSNVERLRDFIKHVYVDRRYTGERNLDKPPRAKMGEKEDSYENRRLDSYQGGSRSPPYDDTYERRYSERSSPGGRSYDGQRSPGYDLEARQYNDYKKSPGRPEIVNDWRREDRFGNGRRNDDRRISDGDSKLDAKSPERPRDLDSSSPPIVRPVRDILGDNTIPLRIIEPPKGNSARAADGSVQTQRTASSSSLGSTNGNPVEVKLETSGSLIDFDADPEPAPAAAVPQPQQTTVAQSYPQPANSTNDNNWASFDVAPEVKAPQAPANVNSLESLLSQLSVSAPGPSYVSGATGNMGAPTIAPSSSVSTFSPVGAPVPAPGLAQVFPVNGGSFLVKDPTSGQWPTMQHQQPSLYSANGIQPAAQQYIPSVDGASSNQPWNLTHPPHAQGQPSISAPHAQQDASRSGHDVSTIASQPSAGDAKPSGRRELPADMFAMNFSSFPAPVPGWQTGPPRAMGFAMQYNTAVPMPTFQQSSKSANPFDVNSEPPIQASTFPSAASFQAALPNVQSLSPPGLVRTSSLNTPSSAWMPLQSSSYSSAVPPQAPQYASQVPPQLSSYSSAVPPQAPQYASQMPPRAYMVQQVPSSMPPSGYQGAVGFGSEGSAFASLNTDQQLIGRFSAPATPNPYLSAGGNPFG, from the exons ATGGCTAGTCGAGTGAAGGAGGACGAGAAAAATGAACGAATTATTCGTAGCCTTCTTAAACTTCCCGAGAATCGCAGATGCATTAACTGCAACAGTCTG GGGCCACAATATGTTTGCACGAATTTCTGGACATTTGTTTGCACAAACTGCAGTGGAATACA TCGGGAGTTCACGCACCGAGTAAAATCAGTATCAATGGCCAAATTTACTTCACAAGAAGTTAATGCCCTTCAAGAAGGGGGAAATCAG CGTGCAAAGGAAATTTATCATAAAGAATTGGACCCGCAACGTAATTCCTTTCCTGACAGCAG TAATGTTGAGAGACTTCGAGACTTTATTAAGCACGTGTATGTGGATAGAAGATATACTGGTGAGAGAAACTTGGACAAGCCTCCAAGGGCGAAAATG GGTGAGAAGGAAGACTCTTATGAAAACAGAAGACTGGATTCATATCAGGGAGGCTCTCGAAGCCCACCATATGATGATACATATGAGCGTCGTTACAGTGAAAGGTCTAGTCCTGGTGGAAGAAGTTATGATGGGCAAAGAAGTCCCGGATATGATCTAGAAGCCCGGCAGTATAATGATTATAAGAAAAGTCCTGGTCGCCCTGAAATTGTGAATGATTGGCGTCGAGAAGATAGATTTGGAAATGGGAGGCGAAATGATGATCGCAGAATATCCGATGGAGATTCTAAGCTGGATGCTAAATCACCTGAACGACCAAGAGATCTAGATTCGTCCAGCCCCCCTATTGTACGGCCTGTTAGAGATATTTTGGGAGATAACACAATACCTCTCCGTATAATTGAACCTCCAAAAGGTAACAGTGCCAGGGCTGCTGATGGCTCTGTGCAGACACAG AGAACTGCGTCGTCCAGCAGCTTGGGATCCACCAATGGGAATCCAGTGGAAGTGAAACTGGAGACTTCTGGaagtttaattgattttgatgCTGATCCTGAACCTGCTCCTGCTGCTGCAGTTCCTCAACCGCAACAAACTACTGTAGCTCAATCCTACCCACAGCCAGCAAATTCAACCAATGACAACAATTGGGCCTCTTTTGATGTTGCTCCAGAAGTGAAAGCACCTCAAGCTCCTGCGAATGTGAATTCGTTGGAATCTCTGCTATCACAATTGTCGGTTTCAGCACCTGGCCCTAGTTATGTTTCTGGAGCTACAGGTAATATGGGTGCTCCCACAATTGCACCATCAAGCAGCGTGTCTACATTTTCCCCTGTTGGTGCTCCGGTTCCTGCGCCAGGATTGGCTCAAGTATTCCCAGTCAATGGTGGTAGTTTCCTTGTTAAAGATCCTACTTCCGGGCAATGGCCTACCATGCAGCATCAGCAACCTTCTTTATACTCTGCTAATGGTATTCAGCCTGCTGCTCAACAATATATACCGTCAGTTGATGGAGCTTCAAGCAATCAG CCATGGAATTTAACACACCCCCCACATGCACAAGGTCAGCCAAGTATCTCTGCACCACATGCACAACAAGATGCCTCAAGATCTGGCCATGATGTTAGTACTATTGCATCACAACCTTCAGCTGGTGATGCAAAACCAAGTGGAAGAAGAGAACTTCCTGcg GATATGTTTGCTATGAACTTTTCATCCTTTCCTGCACCAGTTCCTGGATGGCAAACTGGTCCTCCTCGTGCTATGGGGTTCGCTATGCAATATAACACTGCAGTG CCTATGCCTACGTTTCAGCAGTCATCAAAGTCAGCAAACCCTTTTGATGTCAACAGTGAACCTCCAATACAAGCCTCAACA TTTCCTTCTGCGGCATCCTTTCAAGCTGCCCTACCAAACGTCCAGTCTTTGTCCCCACCAGGTTTAGTGCGCACTTCCAGCCTCAATACTCCCTCATCAGCTTGGATGCCGCTCCAGTCATCATCATATTCGTCAGCGGTGCCTCCCCAAGCACCACAATATGCATCACAAGTGCCTCCCCAGTTATCATCATATTCTTCAGCAGTGCCTCCCCAAGCACCACAATATGCATCACAAATGCCTCCAA GAGCCTACATGGTGCAACAAGTTCCGAGTAGCATGCCACCTTCCGG GTATCAAGGAGCAGTGGGCTTTGGCAGCGAGGGTTCTGCTTTTGCTTCATTGAATACAGATCAACAGCTGATAGGTAGATTCTCAGCTCCTGCTACCCCAAATCCTTACTTGTCTGCTGGAGGAAATCCATTTGGGTAG
- the LOC117634158 gene encoding probable ADP-ribosylation factor GTPase-activating protein AGD14 isoform X2, giving the protein MNELFVAFLNFPRIADALTATVCREFTHRVKSVSMAKFTSQEVNALQEGGNQRAKEIYHKELDPQRNSFPDSSNVERLRDFIKHVYVDRRYTGERNLDKPPRAKMGEKEDSYENRRLDSYQGGSRSPPYDDTYERRYSERSSPGGRSYDGQRSPGYDLEARQYNDYKKSPGRPEIVNDWRREDRFGNGRRNDDRRISDGDSKLDAKSPERPRDLDSSSPPIVRPVRDILGDNTIPLRIIEPPKGNSARAADGSVQTQRTASSSSLGSTNGNPVEVKLETSGSLIDFDADPEPAPAAAVPQPQQTTVAQSYPQPANSTNDNNWASFDVAPEVKAPQAPANVNSLESLLSQLSVSAPGPSYVSGATGNMGAPTIAPSSSVSTFSPVGAPVPAPGLAQVFPVNGGSFLVKDPTSGQWPTMQHQQPSLYSANGIQPAAQQYIPSVDGASSNQPWNLTHPPHAQGQPSISAPHAQQDASRSGHDVSTIASQPSAGDAKPSGRRELPADMFAMNFSSFPAPVPGWQTGPPRAMGFAMQYNTAVPMPTFQQSSKSANPFDVNSEPPIQASTFPSAASFQAALPNVQSLSPPGLVRTSSLNTPSSAWMPLQSSSYSSAVPPQAPQYASQVPPQLSSYSSAVPPQAPQYASQMPPRAYMVQQVPSSMPPSGYQGAVGFGSEGSAFASLNTDQQLIGRFSAPATPNPYLSAGGNPFG; this is encoded by the exons ATGAACGAATTATTCGTAGCCTTCTTAAACTTCCCGAGAATCGCAGATGCATTAACTGCAACAGTCTG TCGGGAGTTCACGCACCGAGTAAAATCAGTATCAATGGCCAAATTTACTTCACAAGAAGTTAATGCCCTTCAAGAAGGGGGAAATCAG CGTGCAAAGGAAATTTATCATAAAGAATTGGACCCGCAACGTAATTCCTTTCCTGACAGCAG TAATGTTGAGAGACTTCGAGACTTTATTAAGCACGTGTATGTGGATAGAAGATATACTGGTGAGAGAAACTTGGACAAGCCTCCAAGGGCGAAAATG GGTGAGAAGGAAGACTCTTATGAAAACAGAAGACTGGATTCATATCAGGGAGGCTCTCGAAGCCCACCATATGATGATACATATGAGCGTCGTTACAGTGAAAGGTCTAGTCCTGGTGGAAGAAGTTATGATGGGCAAAGAAGTCCCGGATATGATCTAGAAGCCCGGCAGTATAATGATTATAAGAAAAGTCCTGGTCGCCCTGAAATTGTGAATGATTGGCGTCGAGAAGATAGATTTGGAAATGGGAGGCGAAATGATGATCGCAGAATATCCGATGGAGATTCTAAGCTGGATGCTAAATCACCTGAACGACCAAGAGATCTAGATTCGTCCAGCCCCCCTATTGTACGGCCTGTTAGAGATATTTTGGGAGATAACACAATACCTCTCCGTATAATTGAACCTCCAAAAGGTAACAGTGCCAGGGCTGCTGATGGCTCTGTGCAGACACAG AGAACTGCGTCGTCCAGCAGCTTGGGATCCACCAATGGGAATCCAGTGGAAGTGAAACTGGAGACTTCTGGaagtttaattgattttgatgCTGATCCTGAACCTGCTCCTGCTGCTGCAGTTCCTCAACCGCAACAAACTACTGTAGCTCAATCCTACCCACAGCCAGCAAATTCAACCAATGACAACAATTGGGCCTCTTTTGATGTTGCTCCAGAAGTGAAAGCACCTCAAGCTCCTGCGAATGTGAATTCGTTGGAATCTCTGCTATCACAATTGTCGGTTTCAGCACCTGGCCCTAGTTATGTTTCTGGAGCTACAGGTAATATGGGTGCTCCCACAATTGCACCATCAAGCAGCGTGTCTACATTTTCCCCTGTTGGTGCTCCGGTTCCTGCGCCAGGATTGGCTCAAGTATTCCCAGTCAATGGTGGTAGTTTCCTTGTTAAAGATCCTACTTCCGGGCAATGGCCTACCATGCAGCATCAGCAACCTTCTTTATACTCTGCTAATGGTATTCAGCCTGCTGCTCAACAATATATACCGTCAGTTGATGGAGCTTCAAGCAATCAG CCATGGAATTTAACACACCCCCCACATGCACAAGGTCAGCCAAGTATCTCTGCACCACATGCACAACAAGATGCCTCAAGATCTGGCCATGATGTTAGTACTATTGCATCACAACCTTCAGCTGGTGATGCAAAACCAAGTGGAAGAAGAGAACTTCCTGcg GATATGTTTGCTATGAACTTTTCATCCTTTCCTGCACCAGTTCCTGGATGGCAAACTGGTCCTCCTCGTGCTATGGGGTTCGCTATGCAATATAACACTGCAGTG CCTATGCCTACGTTTCAGCAGTCATCAAAGTCAGCAAACCCTTTTGATGTCAACAGTGAACCTCCAATACAAGCCTCAACA TTTCCTTCTGCGGCATCCTTTCAAGCTGCCCTACCAAACGTCCAGTCTTTGTCCCCACCAGGTTTAGTGCGCACTTCCAGCCTCAATACTCCCTCATCAGCTTGGATGCCGCTCCAGTCATCATCATATTCGTCAGCGGTGCCTCCCCAAGCACCACAATATGCATCACAAGTGCCTCCCCAGTTATCATCATATTCTTCAGCAGTGCCTCCCCAAGCACCACAATATGCATCACAAATGCCTCCAA GAGCCTACATGGTGCAACAAGTTCCGAGTAGCATGCCACCTTCCGG GTATCAAGGAGCAGTGGGCTTTGGCAGCGAGGGTTCTGCTTTTGCTTCATTGAATACAGATCAACAGCTGATAGGTAGATTCTCAGCTCCTGCTACCCCAAATCCTTACTTGTCTGCTGGAGGAAATCCATTTGGGTAG
- the LOC117636081 gene encoding probable serine incorporator isoform X2 encodes MESGSAKLQFKSWLSQFRNGSNPWMARYVYGFMFLIANLLAWAVRDYGGNVLTEMERLKGCHGVKDCLGAQGVLRVSLACFMFYFTMFLSTAGASKLKEPRDSWQSGWWSAKIVLWVTFIIIPFLLPAAIIQLYGEIAHFGAGYHSMLLLIPVFIMVFLLIQLISIISFITWLNDCCQSSKSERCQIHIMLLATTAYVLCLTGIILMYIWYAPEPSCLLNIFFITWTLVLLQLMTSVSLHPKVNAGILTPGLMGLYIVFICWFAIRSEPSGESCNKKAEASNKTDWLTIISFVIAVLAMVIATFSTGIDSKCFQFRKDETESEDDVPYGYGFFHFVFATGAMYFAMLLIGWNTHQSMKKFTIDVGWASTWVRIVNEWIAVCVYLWMLVAPIIWKSRQTAESA; translated from the exons ATGGAGAGCGGTTCTGCAAAACTCCAGTTTAAGTCATGGCTCAGCCAATTCCGCAATGGCTCCAATCCTTGGATGGCCAGATATGTCTACGGCTTTATGTTCTTAATAGCAAATCTTCTGGCATGGGCCGTCCGGGATTATGGAGGCAACGTGTTGACGGAGATGGAAA GATTAAAAGGATGCCATGGTGTGAAAGATTGTTTGGGTGCACAAGGGGTTCTGCGTGTCAGCTTGGCATGCTTT ATGTTTTATTTCACAATGTTTCTTTCGACGGCTGGTGCATCAAAGTTGAAGGAGCCTAGAGATTCATGGCAATCTGGATGGTGGTCTGCCAAGATTGTCCTCTGGGTTACTTTCATTATTATTCCCTTTTTGCTTCCTGCTGCAATCATTCAGCTCTATG GGGAGATTGCGCATTTTGGTGCCGGGTATCATTCTATGCTTTTATTAATTCCTGTCTTTATCat GGTATTTCTCCTGATTCAGCTAATAAGCATAATAAGTTTCATTACATGGCTGAACGATTGTTGTCAGTCTTCCAAATCAGAAAGATG CCAAATTCATATCATGCTACTTGCAACTACCGCATATGTTTTATGCTTAACGGGGATCATATTGATGTACATATGGTATGCCCCAGAACCATCTTGCCTCCTCAACATTTTCTTCATTACCTGGACATTAGTACTTCTACAACTCATGACCAGTGTCTCTCTCCACCCGAAA GTGAATGCTGGAATTTTGACTCCAGGGCTCATGGGGCTCTATATAGTATTCATCTGCTGGTTTGCCATTAGAAG TGAGCCATCAGGGGAAAGTTGCAACAAGAAGGCAGAAgcttcaaacaaaacagatTGGCTCACCATCATA AGCTTTGTCATTGCCGTACTTGCGATGGTTATTGCAACATTCTCAACGGGCATAGATTCTAAATGCTTTCAG TTCAGGAAGGACGAGACAGAATCCGAGGATGATGTTCCTTACGGTTATGGCTTCTTCCATTTCGTGTTTGCCACAGGAGCAATGTACTTTGCAATGCTGTTGATTGGTTGGAATACTCATCAATCCATGAAAAA ATTTACAATTGATGTGGGATGGGCCAGCACATGGGTGAGGATTGTGAACGAGTGGATCGCTGTCTGCGTGTATT TATGGATGCTGGTTGCTCCAATCATATGGAAGAGCAGACAAACGGCGGAATCTGCATAA
- the LOC117636081 gene encoding probable serine incorporator isoform X1, which produces MESLNGVEMESGSAKLQFKSWLSQFRNGSNPWMARYVYGFMFLIANLLAWAVRDYGGNVLTEMERLKGCHGVKDCLGAQGVLRVSLACFMFYFTMFLSTAGASKLKEPRDSWQSGWWSAKIVLWVTFIIIPFLLPAAIIQLYGEIAHFGAGYHSMLLLIPVFIMVFLLIQLISIISFITWLNDCCQSSKSERCQIHIMLLATTAYVLCLTGIILMYIWYAPEPSCLLNIFFITWTLVLLQLMTSVSLHPKVNAGILTPGLMGLYIVFICWFAIRSEPSGESCNKKAEASNKTDWLTIISFVIAVLAMVIATFSTGIDSKCFQFRKDETESEDDVPYGYGFFHFVFATGAMYFAMLLIGWNTHQSMKKFTIDVGWASTWVRIVNEWIAVCVYLWMLVAPIIWKSRQTAESA; this is translated from the exons ATG GAGAGCCTGAATGGAGTAGAAATGGAGAGCGGTTCTGCAAAACTCCAGTTTAAGTCATGGCTCAGCCAATTCCGCAATGGCTCCAATCCTTGGATGGCCAGATATGTCTACGGCTTTATGTTCTTAATAGCAAATCTTCTGGCATGGGCCGTCCGGGATTATGGAGGCAACGTGTTGACGGAGATGGAAA GATTAAAAGGATGCCATGGTGTGAAAGATTGTTTGGGTGCACAAGGGGTTCTGCGTGTCAGCTTGGCATGCTTT ATGTTTTATTTCACAATGTTTCTTTCGACGGCTGGTGCATCAAAGTTGAAGGAGCCTAGAGATTCATGGCAATCTGGATGGTGGTCTGCCAAGATTGTCCTCTGGGTTACTTTCATTATTATTCCCTTTTTGCTTCCTGCTGCAATCATTCAGCTCTATG GGGAGATTGCGCATTTTGGTGCCGGGTATCATTCTATGCTTTTATTAATTCCTGTCTTTATCat GGTATTTCTCCTGATTCAGCTAATAAGCATAATAAGTTTCATTACATGGCTGAACGATTGTTGTCAGTCTTCCAAATCAGAAAGATG CCAAATTCATATCATGCTACTTGCAACTACCGCATATGTTTTATGCTTAACGGGGATCATATTGATGTACATATGGTATGCCCCAGAACCATCTTGCCTCCTCAACATTTTCTTCATTACCTGGACATTAGTACTTCTACAACTCATGACCAGTGTCTCTCTCCACCCGAAA GTGAATGCTGGAATTTTGACTCCAGGGCTCATGGGGCTCTATATAGTATTCATCTGCTGGTTTGCCATTAGAAG TGAGCCATCAGGGGAAAGTTGCAACAAGAAGGCAGAAgcttcaaacaaaacagatTGGCTCACCATCATA AGCTTTGTCATTGCCGTACTTGCGATGGTTATTGCAACATTCTCAACGGGCATAGATTCTAAATGCTTTCAG TTCAGGAAGGACGAGACAGAATCCGAGGATGATGTTCCTTACGGTTATGGCTTCTTCCATTTCGTGTTTGCCACAGGAGCAATGTACTTTGCAATGCTGTTGATTGGTTGGAATACTCATCAATCCATGAAAAA ATTTACAATTGATGTGGGATGGGCCAGCACATGGGTGAGGATTGTGAACGAGTGGATCGCTGTCTGCGTGTATT TATGGATGCTGGTTGCTCCAATCATATGGAAGAGCAGACAAACGGCGGAATCTGCATAA
- the LOC117636081 gene encoding probable serine incorporator isoform X3, with translation MESLNGVEMESGSAKLQFKSWLSQFRNGSNPWMARYVYGFMFLIANLLAWAVRDYGGNVLTEMERLKGCHGVKDCLGAQGVLRVSLACFMFYFTMFLSTAGASKLKEPRDSWQSGWWSAKIVLWVTFIIIPFLLPAAIIQLYGEIAHFGAGVFLLIQLISIISFITWLNDCCQSSKSERCQIHIMLLATTAYVLCLTGIILMYIWYAPEPSCLLNIFFITWTLVLLQLMTSVSLHPKVNAGILTPGLMGLYIVFICWFAIRSEPSGESCNKKAEASNKTDWLTIISFVIAVLAMVIATFSTGIDSKCFQFRKDETESEDDVPYGYGFFHFVFATGAMYFAMLLIGWNTHQSMKKFTIDVGWASTWVRIVNEWIAVCVYLWMLVAPIIWKSRQTAESA, from the exons ATG GAGAGCCTGAATGGAGTAGAAATGGAGAGCGGTTCTGCAAAACTCCAGTTTAAGTCATGGCTCAGCCAATTCCGCAATGGCTCCAATCCTTGGATGGCCAGATATGTCTACGGCTTTATGTTCTTAATAGCAAATCTTCTGGCATGGGCCGTCCGGGATTATGGAGGCAACGTGTTGACGGAGATGGAAA GATTAAAAGGATGCCATGGTGTGAAAGATTGTTTGGGTGCACAAGGGGTTCTGCGTGTCAGCTTGGCATGCTTT ATGTTTTATTTCACAATGTTTCTTTCGACGGCTGGTGCATCAAAGTTGAAGGAGCCTAGAGATTCATGGCAATCTGGATGGTGGTCTGCCAAGATTGTCCTCTGGGTTACTTTCATTATTATTCCCTTTTTGCTTCCTGCTGCAATCATTCAGCTCTATG GGGAGATTGCGCATTTTGGTGCCGG GGTATTTCTCCTGATTCAGCTAATAAGCATAATAAGTTTCATTACATGGCTGAACGATTGTTGTCAGTCTTCCAAATCAGAAAGATG CCAAATTCATATCATGCTACTTGCAACTACCGCATATGTTTTATGCTTAACGGGGATCATATTGATGTACATATGGTATGCCCCAGAACCATCTTGCCTCCTCAACATTTTCTTCATTACCTGGACATTAGTACTTCTACAACTCATGACCAGTGTCTCTCTCCACCCGAAA GTGAATGCTGGAATTTTGACTCCAGGGCTCATGGGGCTCTATATAGTATTCATCTGCTGGTTTGCCATTAGAAG TGAGCCATCAGGGGAAAGTTGCAACAAGAAGGCAGAAgcttcaaacaaaacagatTGGCTCACCATCATA AGCTTTGTCATTGCCGTACTTGCGATGGTTATTGCAACATTCTCAACGGGCATAGATTCTAAATGCTTTCAG TTCAGGAAGGACGAGACAGAATCCGAGGATGATGTTCCTTACGGTTATGGCTTCTTCCATTTCGTGTTTGCCACAGGAGCAATGTACTTTGCAATGCTGTTGATTGGTTGGAATACTCATCAATCCATGAAAAA ATTTACAATTGATGTGGGATGGGCCAGCACATGGGTGAGGATTGTGAACGAGTGGATCGCTGTCTGCGTGTATT TATGGATGCTGGTTGCTCCAATCATATGGAAGAGCAGACAAACGGCGGAATCTGCATAA